TTATAGTTCATCAATACTTTTTCTTCCCGCAAACCCCTCAGGTATGGAATGCCAGAAGTGAATATCATCCTCGCCTACTTTCCAACACAAGTAGACTTCCTCACCGTTCCCCCGGATATGCGGAAAATCGACGAGTCCGTCGTCGAGACCCTTCACAATAATTCCCCGTTCCTCCAGCCCCCGTACGATTTTGACAAGCGTCTCCAACTCAGGTGGAAAGTTTCCGTCACCGTTCGGCCCCATTCCGCCGAAGTACCGGTGACGATGTACATCCCATCCCTTTGCGTCAAGATTCTTTTTGAGCTCGACGATTTTCGATGCAAGAGCGTGAACGCTTGTCAACTCACGCCGGGCCTCATCGATTGTGAAATGCTTCTTATGCAGCCTTTGCTCCATGGCGTCCGGTACAATACAACGAATAGTCGGGTCTGTTTGTACAAAAAGGTAAGAATTTGAAGGTAGGATGTAAAGGGATCAGACGGCTACGGAATTCGTACCTCGTCGACAACAAGCCCGGCATCACGACCTCTCATCACAATCAGCACAGTTCTCTGACGCGGCTTC
This window of the Bacteroidota bacterium genome carries:
- a CDS encoding DUF2203 domain-containing protein, with product MEQRLHKKHFTIDEARRELTSVHALASKIVELKKNLDAKGWDVHRHRYFGGMGPNGDGNFPPELETLVKIVRGLEERGIIVKGLDDGLVDFPHIRGNGEEVYLCWKVGEDDIHFWHSIPEGFAGRKSIDEL